A window of the Cygnus atratus isolate AKBS03 ecotype Queensland, Australia chromosome 4, CAtr_DNAZoo_HiC_assembly, whole genome shotgun sequence genome harbors these coding sequences:
- the TMEM128 gene encoding transmembrane protein 128, whose translation MEAGRELGDPLPRLRRHLRQGAEPRALPLQPPVRGGGTAEECAAVEKKKKPSPRLNIHSAFWILASIAVTYYFDFLKSVKETIQADSWWFVTGSCLLAACLSIAFYCIIYLEWYRGIEDYDVRYPILIPISTATFIAAAICFNVALWPVWSFMTPLLLFIQFMGVVMLVSLLG comes from the exons ATGGAGGCGGGCAGGGAGCTAGGGGACCCGCTCCCCAGGCTCCGGCGCCATTTGCGGCAAGGGGCAGAGCCCCGTGCCCTGCCGCTGCAGCCGCCGGTCCGGGGCGGCGGGACGGCCG AAGAGTGTGCAGCTgtagagaagaagaagaagcctTCTCCTAGACTGAATATTCATTCTGCATTCTGGATTTTGGCTTCAATTGCTGTGACGTATTactttgactttttaaaatctgttaaggAAACTATTCAAGCAGATAG TTGGTGGTTTGTCACTGGCAGTTGCTTATTGGCTGCTTGTTTATCTATTGCCTTTTACTGCATAATATATCTTGAGTGGTATCGTGGAATTGAGGACTACGATGTGCGGTATCCCATACTGATACCTATCTCAACAGCCACTTTTATTGCAGCAGCAATTTG tttcaaCGTTGCCTTATGGCCTGTTTGGTCGTTCATGACACCTTTGTTGCTCTTCATTCAGTTTATGGGTGTTGTGATGCTTGTGTCACTCCTGGGATAA
- the LYAR gene encoding cell growth-regulating nucleolar protein, producing MVVFTCNSCGESVKKAQVEKHVNICRNCQCLSCMDCGKDFWGDDYKDHVKCVSEDQKYGGKDFEAKTNKGDVKQQAWIQKIHEVMKKPNVNPKVRNILEQMRIFDNIPRKKVKFQNWMKNSLRITDSTLQDQVWDIFSEATRDVSGKKEHDKPQQKEEVQSAESGEKTVAKENGVTDDKTERKKNKKERKEERQKNNKKEKKELKLENQPASSETKKNKKSKKGKESLENEFEINGNGHQNEIEDETNRKKRKHKHAEEEPHITKKRMKTESISEDMETENTDGNEETVGTDKGKFNWKGTIKAVLKQAPDNEISIKKLRKKVIAQYYAVAGEHHKSEEDILVIFNKKVNNNPKFKVLKDKVKLLK from the exons ATGGTAGTTTTCACGTGCAATTCCTGCGGAGAGTCTGTGAAGAAAGCACAAGTTGAAAAACATGTGAACATCTGCAGAAACTGCCAGTGCCTTTCTTGCATGGATTGTGGCAAGGATTTCTG GGGCGATGACTATAAAGACCATGTGAAGTGTGTAAGTGAAGACCAGAAATACGGTGGAAAAGATTTTGAAGCCAAAACCAACAAAGGAGATGTTAAACAACAGGCGTGGATTCAG AAAATTCATGAAGTAATGAAGAAGCCAAATGTCAACCCTAAAGTGCGGAACATTTTGGAGCAAATGCGTATCTTTGATAAcattccaagaaaaaaagtaaaatttcag aatTGGATGAAGAACAGTTTGAGAATTACTGACAGCACTTTGCAAGACCAGGTGTGggatattttttctgaagcaacCAGAGAT GTGTCAGGCAAAAAAGAACATGACAAAccacaacagaaggaagaagtcCAGTCTGcagaaagtggggaaaaaacagtggcaaaagaaaatggagttaCAGATGATAAAACTGAGCggaaaaagaataagaaagaacgaaaagaagagagacaaaagaacaacaagaaggagaaaaaagaattgaaattGGAAAACCAGCCTGCAagctcagaaacaaaaaagaataaaaagtctaaaaaaggaaaggagagcttggagaatgaatttgaaataaatggaaatggcCATCAGAATGAAATAGAAGACgaaacaaatagaaagaaacGCAAACATAAACATGCAGAAG AGGAACCTCATATcacaaaaaagagaatgaaaactgaaagcatttcagaagacatggaaacagaaaacaccGATGGCAATGAAGAAACTGTGGGAACAGATAAAG GTAAATTCAACTGGAAAGGAACCATCAAAGCTGTTCTGAAACAGGCTCCAGATAatgaaatttcaattaaaaaactACGAAAAAAG GTTATAGCTCAGTATTATGCAGTAGCTGGTGAGCATCACAAATCAGAAGAGGATATTCTAGTCATATTTAATAAGAAAGTGAATAACAATCCCAAATTCAAAGTTTTAAAGGACAAAGTGAAACTCCTGAAGTAA